CCGACACGTGGCGGCTCGAGGGTCCCGAGGGTAATCAGACGGTTCGCCTGCACGGACCGCTCAAGACCAATTCGTCGGAAGTCATCCGCGAGGCGACGCTGGCCGGCATCGGCATATCCCTGCGTTCGACCTGGGACGTCGGCCCGGAACTGAAGGATGGCCGGCTCAAGGTCGTGCTGCCGCAATGGCGCGCCTCGCGCCGGGTCGGTGTTCACGCGGTCTACCCGACGCGCCGTTTCCTGCCGCAGAAGGTCCGGGTGTTCATCGACTGGCTTGCCGCGCTCTATGGCCCGGTGCCCTATTGGGACGAAGGGCTCGACCTTCCGGCCTGAGCCGGCTACAGCAACCGCGAACAGCCATGGTCGAGCAAAGTCAGAACCTTTTCACTCGACCATGCGACACAGGACGCCTGATTTCTCTCCGGGTTGGTCATGACCACGCGCGCCGCCGCTCCCGCCCTTGATCTCAGCCTCGCCGCGCTGCTGGCAGAGGCCGGCTTCGCGCGCGCCGAGCCGCCGCTGCTGATCGCCGCCGATCTGGTCCGCGACCTGGTCGGCGAGGCGATGGCCCGCCGGTTGTTCCTGACCTCGGATGCCGACGGCACCGAGATGTGCCTGCGCCCGGATTACACAATTCCGGTCGTCCAGGCGCATCTGGAAAGCGCTCGGGCGGGCGAGGCGGCAGCCTATTCCTATCTCGGTCCGGTGTTCCGGCACCGGCCCGGCCTGCCCGGCGAGTTCGCCCAGGCCGGCATCGAACTGCTCGGCCGCGCCGATCGCGAAGCGGCCGATGCCGAGGTGGTGGCGCTCGGGCTCGAGGGCGCCAGGCTTTATGCCGATGGTCCGCTCGACGTCGCCATGGGCGATGTCGGCATCTTCCTGGCACTGCTGCGCGCGCTCGATCTGTCGCCGGCCTGGCGCCGCCGGCTGATCAAGGACTTCCGCCGCAACGACATGCTGGCCGACGACCTGAAGCGGCTGGCCGATCCCTCGACCCACGCGCCCGCCCATGCCGGCCTGCTCGCCGCGCTCGAGGGGGCCAACCCGAAGGCGGCCCATGCGCTGGTCACCGATCTCCTGTCGATCGCCGGCATCGCGACGGTGGGCGGCCGGTCGGCCGCCGATATCGCCGAGCGCTTCCTGGAGCAGGCGGCTCTCGGTTCGGGCGGCCTGTGGCCGGACAAGGTCGCGGTGGTGCAGCAGGTGCTGAGCGTCGAAGGCGACCCGGTCTCGGCCGAGCAGCAATTGCGGGCGATCGCCGCCGAGGCCAGGCTCGACCTTTCGGCGGCGCTCGATGCGCTGGCGCGCCGCAATGGGTTGCTTGCCGAACGCGGCGTCGACCTCTCGACGGTGCGGTTTTCGACCCATTTCGGTCGTGACGTCGACTATTACACCGGCCTGGTCTTCGAGATCCACGACGGCTCGGGCCAGGTCGAAAAGCCGCTGGTCGGTGGTGGCCGCTACGACCGGCTGACCGACATGATGACGGCACGGCTTGGCCTCGACCTCAAGGTGCCGGCGGTCGGCTGCGCCTTCTGGGTCGAGCGGCTCGCCGTCGCGGGAGGCCGCGCATGAGCCAGCCGTCGAGCCTCGTTTTCGCCATTCCCTCCAAGGGCCGCATCCTGGACAGCGCCCAGGGCTTTCTGGAGCGTGCCGGCCTGAAACCGGTGCAAGGCCGCGGCGTCCGCGACTATCGCGGCACCATCCCGGGCCTCGACGGTGTCGAGGTCGCTTTCCTGTCGGCTTCCGAAATCGCCCGCGAACTGGTTGCCGGTTCGGTCCATCTCGGGCTGACCGGGCTCGACCTGATGCATGAGGCGACGACCGATCCCGAGGCCAAGATGATCTCGCTCTCGGCACTCGGCTTTTCGCGTGCCGATGTCATCGTCGCGGTGCCGCAGGCCTGGATCGACGTGCGTTGCATGGCCGATCTCGACGATGTCGCGAGCCAGTTCCGCAGCCGCAACCGTTCGCGCATGCGCGTCGCCACCAAATATCTCAATCTGACCCGCGGCTTCTTCGACCGGCACGGCATTGCCGACTACCGCATTGTCGAATCGACCGGCGCCACCGAAGGCGCGCCGGCGGCCGGCGCCGCCGAGCTGATCGTCGACATCACCACGACCGGCGCGACACTCGCCGCCAATGCGCTGAAGGTGCTCGACGACGGCGTGATCCTGAAATCCGAAGCCCATCTGGTGGCCTCGCGCACCGCGGCCTGGAGCGAGCCGGCGCGGGCCAGCGCCCGCGACATGCTGGATCGCATCGCCTCGGAAGCGCGCGCCCGCAAGGTCCGCGAGGTTCGCACCCGCTTCAAGGCCGCCGACAACAAGCTGGTCGAGGAGGTGACGACCCGTTTCGGCGCGGCGGCACCGTTCGGCGGACCGACGTCGTCCGGCATGCTGACGCTGCATTGTCCGCCGCAGGCCTTGTTCGCCCTGGCGCGTTTCCTGCGCGACAAGGGGGCTGAGAGCGTTTCGGTCAGCGAACTCGACTATGTCTTCTCGGCCGAGAACCCGCTCTACGAGACGCTGGCGGCCGCGCTCGCCTGACCAGACCGCGCGGGAAATCCGGGCGGCGGATCAAACCGCATTGACGCTGGTCACCACGAAGGTGCGCAGCGCGCCGTCGTCATCCTTGATCGAGACATATTCGCCGATTTCGAAGGGGTGCTCGCCGAAGCGATAGCCGGCTTCGTCGTCGTCGGCGGCGGCCCCGTCATAGTCGAAGATCCAGGTGGCGCCCCTGGTGCCGCCCTGGCGATGGGTCAGCAGGCCGTGTTCGTCCGGTTCGCCGGCCCAGAACCGGCGCACCTTGCACAGGTTCTTGTGGGTCTTCCAGGCGGCCACGTCGATATGGCCGGCGCTGTTGAGCGGCGCAACGAACTCGTAGCCGTGACGTTTCGAGCCCTCCGGGAAGTCCTTGGAGCGGGCCAGGTTGAGGCGGATGTGATGAAAGCCGTGCGGCAGCATGGTCATGCGGTCAGGCCCTCGTGAGCGACATCCGCGATCGTCAATCATGCCATGTTTCATTAAGACTTGGGGCGCGGTCCGACCGGCGTCAAGGCAGGCCGAGCGCGCGCACCAGAATGGCACCGCCAAGGCCGGCGGCGAGCCCGACGACGTCGCGGCGCACCAGGATCATCGTGCCGGCGGCGCAGGCCATGCCAACCCAGGCGCTGATCCCGCCGCGCACCACCAGCGGCACGATGGTCGCCACCACGATGGCGCCTGGCAGCGCCTCGAGCGCGGCGCGGACGAACGGCGTCAGCGGCTCGCGGCCCATGATCCAATAGCCGAGGACGCGGATGAAATAGGTGGCCGCCGCCATGGCGATGATGGCGCTGATCGGCCCGATCAAACCTTGGTCCAGCCAGTCAGTCATGGTTCGGCCCGTCAGTCATGGCGGCGGAACAGTCCCGCCGCGACCGAGCCGGCGACGGCGCCGACGATGATGAACCAATAGCCGGAGACGAGTTGGGCGGTGACGACGGCGACGCCCGCCGCGACCGGCCAGACCAGCCTGTCGCGCTTCAGCCGGAACAGCCCGACCGCCATGATGGTGAACAGCAGCGGCATGACCAGATCGAGGCCGAAGCGCCGGGGATCGGTCAGCATGTAGCCGAGCACATGGCCGGGAACCGTCGCCACCACCCAGATCAGCCACATGAACAGGCCGGCGCCGAGGAACACGCCGGTGTCGCGACCGCCGTCGGCGCTGTAACGCGAGCCGATGACGAAATTGGCGTCGGTCAGGGTGACCAGGGCGAGATAGGGTGTGCCGCGCGGCATGCCGCGGGCGAGATAGGGCTGCAGCGCCGCGCCCATCAGCACCAACCGGAGATTGACCGCGAAGACCACGAGCACCAGGGCGGCCAGTGCCGGCCAGGTCCAGGTCGAGGGCCAGAGCTGCAGGGCGAGCAGTTGCGAGGCGCCGGCATAGACCAGAAAGCTCATCAGCGTCGCCTCGCCGAGGCTCAGGCCTTTCTCGGCAGACGCCGCACCGACCGCGCCGGCGGCCATCAGGATGCCGGGCACCATGGGCAGCGACAGTCTGACGCCTTCGACCATGCCGGCAAGGCTGAAGCCGGCTGGTGCGCTGGGGCTCGGAGAGGTGGACGAGGTCGGCATGGCTTGCGAGCCATGCCGTGTCGCGCGGCCCCCGTCCAGGCAGGAAACTGCAAGGGCGACGGGCGTTTTTCGCGGATGTCGGCGCGCGGGGCGGATTGCGCCGCGGCGTCCGATCGGGATCACGGCCAGGGCCGTGATCGGGGTCAACGGCCGAGGCGGCGAATGCTCACCACTGCGATCAGCGAGACCAGCGAGCAGCCGATGATATAGATCGCCACTGCCGACCAGTCGCCGTTGAACGTCACCAGGAGCCAGGTGGCGATCAGCGGTGCCGTGCCGCCGGCCAGCGCCGCGCCGATCTGCGAACCGAGCGTGATGCCGGTATAGCGGACCCGGGTGGCGAAGATCTCCGACATCAGCGTGCCGAGCGTCGCGTTGATCGGCGCCCAGATGAGCCCGACCGCGACGATGGTGGCGAGCGCCACGGCCCAATAGTGCTTGAGGTCGAGCAGCATGAAATAGGGGAAGGCGAACAGCGCCATCAGCACGGTGCCGGTGAGGAACACCGCCGGACGGCCGTAGCGGTCCGACAGCCGTCCCATGATCGGGATCATCATGGTGGTGATGATGGTCGCCACCGTGATCGAGTTCAGGATGGTGAAGCGCTCGATCTTCAGATTGGTCGTCGCATAGCTGACCGCGAAGGTGGTGAAGACATAGAAGGGCGCCGTCTCGACCACCTTGGCGCCGGTGGCGATCAGCACCTCGCGCCAGTGGTAGCGCAGCGTGTCGAACAACGGCACCTTGGCCACGTCACCATCACGCTTGGCCTTTTCGAACTCCGGTGTCTCGTCGATGCCGTTGCGGATCCAAAGGCCCAGAAACACCAGCACGGCGCTGGCCACGAAGGGCACGCGCCAGCCCCAGGACAAGAACTGGTCGTCCGGCAAGAGACTCATCAGCGACAGCGACAAGGTTGCCATGACCAGGCCGAGCGGAATGCCCATTTGCGGGATCGAGCCGAAGAAGCCCTTGCGTTCGGCCGGCGCATATTCATAGGCCAGCAACAAAGCGCCGCCCCATTCGCCGGCAATGCCGAGGCCCTGGATCGCCCGCAGCGTGACCAGCAGGATCGGCGCCCAGACGCCGATGCTGTCATAGCTCGGCAGGAGGCCGATCAGCACGGTCGAGCCGCCCATCAGAGATAGCGTCAGGACCAGCGTGCGCTTGCGGCCGATCTTGTCGCCGATATGGGAGAACAGGAAACCGCCGAACGGCCGGATGAAGAAGGTCAGCGAGAACGACAGGTAGGACAGCATCAACCCGACGACCGGATCGAAATTCGGGAAGAACAGGCGGTTGAAGGCGAGTGCCGCGATCGTGCCGTAGAGAAAATAGTCGAACCATTCGATCGCGCTGCCGGTGAGGCTGGCGATCAGCACGCGGCGTTCGACGCCGCCGATGGCGGGCATGGCGGGTGCCGGCGCTGTCGCGGCGGGCAGGACGGAAGCGTTGTCTTTGAACATGATCCCCTCATTCTGTTCAACGGATTGTGGCGAGCCGGCTGGCGCCGGGCTTGATGCGCAGTCCCGTGGTCGCGCGACGGTTTCGGTCGGGCGGCCGGGCTTCTTGGTTGGCGGGTAGCAGAGGCGGGACCGCGTCAGGCGCGGCCCCGTCGGCTGTGCCGCGATCAGGCCGCGCGCTTCTCGCGCGCGGCGAGATCGGCGATCGTTCGGCTGATCACGGAGATGACCATCTCGCGCTCGGCGCCGACCAGCGGCAGGCGCGGCGCGCGTGTCCATTCCGGCGCGCCATAGACCAGGTGTTCGGCCATCTTGATGTACTGGACAAGCTTGACATGGGTGTCGAGATGGAAGGCCGGCGTCATCAGGCGATAGAGGCCGAGCGCATCGGCGAAGCGGCCGGCGGCGCAGAGATTGAAGATCTCGACGCATTCTCTAGGCCAGGCATTGGTCATGCCCGATACCCAGCCGATGGCGCCGAGCGCCATGCTCTCCAGGATCAGGTCGTCGACCCCGCAGAAGATGCGGAAGCGGTCGCCATGGGCGTTGTAGAGATCGGTGATGCGGCGGATGTCGCCGGTCTCTTCCTTGATCGCGACGATGCCCGGCGTACCGGCGAGGTCGGCGAGGATCGCCGGCGTGACGTCGACGCCATAAGCGATCGGGTTGTTGTAGATCATGATCGGCAGGCCCGAGGCGGCCGCCAGCGACTTGTACCAGGCGGCGGTCTCGCGCGGATCGGTCTTGTAGCCGAGGCTCGGGAAGGCCATCAGGCCCTCGGCGCCAAAGCGCTCGAACAGGCGGGCGGACGCGGCCGCGGCGTCGGTCGAGATCTCGGCGAGACCTGAGAGCAGCGGCACCCGGCCGGCGACCACTTCCCGCGCGGCGCGGATGACGGTTTCCTTTTCTTCCATGCGCATCGAGGCATTCTCGCCGAGCATTGGCAGCACGATGACCCCGGAGACGCCGTTGCCGATCAGGCGGTCGATGCTGGCCTGCGTCGCGGCGAGATCGATCGCGCCGTCCTGCTTCAATTTTGTCGTCACCGCGGGGAATACGCCGGACCATGTGGCCATGAAGATCTCCTGAAGGCCTTTGGCGCCGGCATCACCGCGATGCTCGGCATGCACCAAATTGGATCCGATTTTGCCATTTTTGCGGAGCGCGTCAAGCGCTGTCCAAGATGCCTCAATATGCTGA
This portion of the Phreatobacter stygius genome encodes:
- a CDS encoding ATP phosphoribosyltransferase regulatory subunit; amino-acid sequence: MTTRAAAPALDLSLAALLAEAGFARAEPPLLIAADLVRDLVGEAMARRLFLTSDADGTEMCLRPDYTIPVVQAHLESARAGEAAAYSYLGPVFRHRPGLPGEFAQAGIELLGRADREAADAEVVALGLEGARLYADGPLDVAMGDVGIFLALLRALDLSPAWRRRLIKDFRRNDMLADDLKRLADPSTHAPAHAGLLAALEGANPKAAHALVTDLLSIAGIATVGGRSAADIAERFLEQAALGSGGLWPDKVAVVQQVLSVEGDPVSAEQQLRAIAAEARLDLSAALDALARRNGLLAERGVDLSTVRFSTHFGRDVDYYTGLVFEIHDGSGQVEKPLVGGGRYDRLTDMMTARLGLDLKVPAVGCAFWVERLAVAGGRA
- the hisG gene encoding ATP phosphoribosyltransferase, which produces MSQPSSLVFAIPSKGRILDSAQGFLERAGLKPVQGRGVRDYRGTIPGLDGVEVAFLSASEIARELVAGSVHLGLTGLDLMHEATTDPEAKMISLSALGFSRADVIVAVPQAWIDVRCMADLDDVASQFRSRNRSRMRVATKYLNLTRGFFDRHGIADYRIVESTGATEGAPAAGAAELIVDITTTGATLAANALKVLDDGVILKSEAHLVASRTAAWSEPARASARDMLDRIASEARARKVREVRTRFKAADNKLVEEVTTRFGAAAPFGGPTSSGMLTLHCPPQALFALARFLRDKGAESVSVSELDYVFSAENPLYETLAAALA
- a CDS encoding AzlD family protein; translated protein: MTDWLDQGLIGPISAIIAMAAATYFIRVLGYWIMGREPLTPFVRAALEALPGAIVVATIVPLVVRGGISAWVGMACAAGTMILVRRDVVGLAAGLGGAILVRALGLP
- a CDS encoding AzlC family ABC transporter permease produces the protein MPTSSTSPSPSAPAGFSLAGMVEGVRLSLPMVPGILMAAGAVGAASAEKGLSLGEATLMSFLVYAGASQLLALQLWPSTWTWPALAALVLVVFAVNLRLVLMGAALQPYLARGMPRGTPYLALVTLTDANFVIGSRYSADGGRDTGVFLGAGLFMWLIWVVATVPGHVLGYMLTDPRRFGLDLVMPLLFTIMAVGLFRLKRDRLVWPVAAGVAVVTAQLVSGYWFIIVGAVAGSVAAGLFRRHD
- a CDS encoding MFS transporter, which translates into the protein MFKDNASVLPAATAPAPAMPAIGGVERRVLIASLTGSAIEWFDYFLYGTIAALAFNRLFFPNFDPVVGLMLSYLSFSLTFFIRPFGGFLFSHIGDKIGRKRTLVLTLSLMGGSTVLIGLLPSYDSIGVWAPILLVTLRAIQGLGIAGEWGGALLLAYEYAPAERKGFFGSIPQMGIPLGLVMATLSLSLMSLLPDDQFLSWGWRVPFVASAVLVFLGLWIRNGIDETPEFEKAKRDGDVAKVPLFDTLRYHWREVLIATGAKVVETAPFYVFTTFAVSYATTNLKIERFTILNSITVATIITTMMIPIMGRLSDRYGRPAVFLTGTVLMALFAFPYFMLLDLKHYWAVALATIVAVGLIWAPINATLGTLMSEIFATRVRYTGITLGSQIGAALAGGTAPLIATWLLVTFNGDWSAVAIYIIGCSLVSLIAVVSIRRLGR
- a CDS encoding dihydrodipicolinate synthase family protein, whose amino-acid sequence is MATWSGVFPAVTTKLKQDGAIDLAATQASIDRLIGNGVSGVIVLPMLGENASMRMEEKETVIRAAREVVAGRVPLLSGLAEISTDAAAASARLFERFGAEGLMAFPSLGYKTDPRETAAWYKSLAAASGLPIMIYNNPIAYGVDVTPAILADLAGTPGIVAIKEETGDIRRITDLYNAHGDRFRIFCGVDDLILESMALGAIGWVSGMTNAWPRECVEIFNLCAAGRFADALGLYRLMTPAFHLDTHVKLVQYIKMAEHLVYGAPEWTRAPRLPLVGAEREMVISVISRTIADLAAREKRAA